The Alkalihalobacillus sp. TS-13 genomic interval TGTAAAAGAAAAATAAGATGCAAGCCTGCGTAAGAAACTCCCTTTCGGAGAAGGATAGATCCACGTCCGATGGACAGGGATTCCGTCATAGTTCTCAAACTGATAAAACTTCCCCTTGTATTCTTCAGGAATTTCACCATGCGGGTGATGAGGGAATGCTGTCAGTACCTCTACTTGATGTCCGCGTGCGATCAATTCTTTTCCTATCTCATACAGTCTGATCTGTGGTGCTCCAACTTCAGGTGGAAAGTTTTCACTTAATAGGATGATTCGCATTTCAATACCCTCACTTGTCGAATGACTTTTAAAATGACTGTTTTCGCATAGATTGTTGTTTTTGAGTTTGGAAATATACTTGCTTTCCTAGGACAATCTGCAACAAAACTTTTAGAAAACATCAACAAAATTCATGTCAGTTGTTCAACGATCTTCTCTGCTGCATCTGCTGAACCGAAATAAGGTTTATAGGATGGTTCAACTTCCTTTATCACTGCTTGCACGATTTCGTCTGTATTGGTTCCGACTAAAATGTTTGCATCATCTTCTAACGTTTCTACCCACTCCGTCTGCTCTCGCATCGTCACACAAGGAACTTGCACAAAATAGGCTTCCTTTTGCACACCACCGGAGTCAGTCAATATCTTTTTCGCATTCGATTCCATCTTTAGCATATCCAGATAACCGACTGGCTCGATGATTTTCAAATTCGGGATCGAAGAAAGATCAAGACCGTACTCCGAAATTTTATTTTTCGTTCGTGGATGAAGCGGCCACACCTTCATTTCTTCTATTTGCGCAAAGGCATCTAAAATATTGGACAACTTGATCGGATCATCAGTGTTTTCAGCTCGATGCACGGTGATCAAATGATACGAACCAGGTTTGATCTGTTGGTTTTCCAATATTCGAGACTGCGTTTCCGCAAGCTGTCGATTATATTCGACTGCGTCATACATGACATCACCGACATTGATGATCTTCGCATCCACATTTTCGTTTTCCAAGTTCTTCACTGCTGTCTTGGTAGGACAAAACAAGTACTCCGAAACATGGTCCGTCATAATCCGATTGATCTCTTCCGGCATTTTTTTATTAAAGCTGCGTAATCCCGCTTCTACATGAACGACAGGGATGTGCAACTTACAAGCCGCAAGTGCCCCAGCTAATGTGGAATTCGTATCCCCATAAACCAAAACATAGTCTGGTGTTTCAGTAAGAAGGATGTCCTCGACTTTTTCCAACATCCGGCCTGTCTGCTTTCCATGCGAGGAACTTCCGATTTCCAAATTGTAATCCGGCTTCGGGATATTCAATTCCTCGAAGAAAATATCCGACATGTTTTTATCATAGTGCTGGCCTGTATGCACGATGAGTTCTGTATGCCGTTTCCTTAACTCCCTCGACACAGGCGCAGCTTTAATGAATTGTGGTCTTGCACCTAAAATCGTAATGAATTTCATGTGATTGCTCCCATTATTACAACTTGTAGTACTTTTCAGGCTTCGCATATTCCTTTAGTGCGTTACGTGTATCGAAAATGACAGGACTAACTTCGCCAATCATTTTATAATCGAATTGACTATGGTCAGTGGTCAAAAGAACAAGATCTGCTTCGTGCAGCACTTCTTCTGATAGTGAAACCGGCTTGATGATTTTTTCCCCGAGCTTGAACGATTTCACATGTGGATCCACTACTACATAATCCGCACCCTGTTCATCAAGCTTTTCCAGAATCTCTAGTACTGGTGATTCACGTACATCATCAATATCTTTTTTGTAGGCGACTCCTAGTACGACGACTCTTGATCCATTCAACGGCTTTTTCTCTTTATTTAAAATCTGCATCGAACGTTCTAGTACGAATTCAGGCATACTGTTGTTGATTTCTCCAGCGATTTCGATCAATCGTGTGTGATAGTTGTATTCACGAGCTTTCCATGTCAAGTAGAATGGATCGATCGGTATACAATGCCCTCCGAGTCCCGGTCCTGGATAAAAAGCCATGAACCCATAAGGTTTCGTAGCTGCGGCATTGATGACTTCCCACACATCGATACCCATCTTGTTACAAAGAATCGCCATCTCATTGGCCAGTGCGATATTCAGGTGTCTGAAGGTGTTCTCAAGGATCTTTTCCATTTCGGCTATAGAAGGACTGGAGACCTCATGGACATCTCCTTCAAGCACATTTCGATAAAGGGCAGCAGCAATCTTTGTACAAGATGGTGTGATCCCACCAACCACTTTCGGCGTGTTCTTCGTGTTATACACTTTGTTTCCAGGATCGACACGTTCAGGGGAATAAGCGATGAAAATATGCTCCCCGCAAACTAAGCCTGTACTTTCTAAAATCGGCTTCAACACTTCTTCTGTCGTGCCCGGATAAGTCGTACTTTCGAGAACAATGAGCATTTCCGGATGCAAATGCTTCGCGATCTCCTTACCTGAGCTTTCTACATAAGAAGTATCTGGCTGCTGGTAAGTGTCAAGAGGTGTCGGAACACAAATCGCTACTGCATCCACTTCCTTGATCAGCGAATAATCCGTTGTCGCTTTGATTTTCCCGTTTTGTGTATACTTGACGAGCTCTTCATCTACGACATCTCCGATATAGTTCACACCAAGGTTCACCATGTCTGTCCTTTTCTTTTGTATATCGAAACCGATGACATCATATCCAGCCTTCGCTTTTTCCACTGCAAGCGGCAGCCCTACATACCCAAGTCCAACGACTCCGATTGTAGCTTTTTTACTGAGGATTTTATCTAACAGAGAACTTGCGCTTTGATTTAAAATTGCCTTTTCTGAAATAGCCATTGGGACAATCCCTCATTTCTTATAGTTTGATTGGTCTATTGGTGTCAGCAGACTCTTCAAGTAATTTAACTGGACGATTACTGTCTGCAGATTCATAAAGAGCAATGACTAATGCTAACGCGTTCTTTCCGTCTTTTCCTGTAACGATCGGTTCCCGGTCATTCTTGATGGCTTCTACCATATCTTCAATGATCCATTGATGCCCTGGTTTCCCAAACGGGTCTGATTTGACGCGATCGATAAGTTCATTTGAAACCTGGTCATCTATTCCCTCAATATTGATGTGCTCGATCAGATTTGCTGTCGTTCCTCCAATTTTCAGGGTTCCAGATTCACCGAAGATACTCAGTGTCTCTTCAAGGTTTCTCGGATAAATGGTTGTCGCTGCTTCAATGACACCTAATGCGCCATTCTTGAAGCGGACGACACCTAAGGAAACATCCTCCGACTCAATGTTACGGAGCCGTGTCGCACCCATACTGAACACTTCATCGACTTCACCCATCAGCCATATGAGCAGGTCCAGATTGTGTATCGCCTGGTTCATCAGGACGCCGCCATCCAATGCTCTTGTCCCACGCCATGGCGCCTGGTCGTAATAGGCCTGGTTTCGGTTCCAGCGGACTGTTGCATTGGCATGGCTCAATTTCCCGAATTTATTTTCATCCATCAACTTTCTTGTTTCCATGATCACCGGCCGAAAGCGGTTTGGATGCACAACGGATAGCTTTACTCCGTACTCCTTACTGGCAGCAATAATTCTGTTGGCATCCTCCAGTGTCAGCGCAATTGGTTTTTCAACAACAATGTGCTTACCAGCTTGAGCGGCTTTGACCGCAATATCGGCATGAAACCCGCTTGGCGTACAAATATTGATTACGTCAACATCTTCTTGTTCTAAGAGCTCATCCAAACTTAAAAATCCTTTTACGCTGTACTCTTCGAAGAAAGGAGCCATCTTTTCTTGGATAGTGTCACAAACCGCATACAATGACGCTTCCTCACTGTTTTTAATAGCTTCCGCGTGCTTCTTGGCAATATGCCCGCATCCTACAATAGCGAAATTCATGATTCGTTAACTCCTTTATGATCAAGTTCGTTTATCATGCTGTTGATTCCAGCTTCAACGGAATAGACTGGTACCCATCCAGAAGCTTTTATGAATTTAGAGTTATCGAGACAGCTCCGGTAAATGTCGCCTTTGCGAGCTGCGATATGCTCAGGTGTGACATTTCTCCCCATCGCTTCAATCATGTGTCTGCATAATTCGTTAATCGTGATCTCAGTGTTCGTGCTCAGGTTATACGTCCCGCTTGGCGTGTCTAGTGCATAGTAATGGGCCCGCGCAATATCTTCTACATAGATGAAGTCTCTTGTTTGATTGCCGTCCCCTTCGATTTTCGGGGTTTTCCCTTCAGCAAGAAGGTCGTAGAAAATCTTGATTACGCCACCTTCACCTTTTGCGGTCTGCTTTGCTCCGAACACGTTGGCATAGCGCAGAATGACAAATTCGATACCGTACATGCCGCATAAAATCTCGACATACTTTTCAGCCGTCATTTTTGAGATTCCATAAGGCGACATCGGTTCTAAAATACTATCTTCCTGGATCGGTAGCTGCTCATTATCACCGTATACTGCTGCCGATGATGCGAAGATTACCTTCTTAACATTCGCTTTTTTCGCGAATTCTACTACTTTAATGGTTCCAGCAATATTCTGTTCCATATCAAACATCGGGTCTTGAACAGAGACAGGGACCTGAATCTGAGCTGCAAGATGGATAATGACATCTATGCCGTCTACCCCTTTCAGATCACAAAGGTTTTGAATGTCACCTTTATAGAAGGTGTCATTCTGTTCAATATTGTCTGGATTGCCTGTAGACAAATTGTCCACGATTAATACCTGATGCCCTTTTTCCTTCAAAAGATCTTTCGTGTATGTTCCTATGAAGCCTGCCCCGCCTGTTATTAAGACCTTCATTCAGAAAACCTCCGATTATCTGTCAGCCATTTTCATTTTCAATTGCTTGACTAAATTCGAATAGAGATAGAAATCCTCTCTTTGTATCAAAAGGAAACTGCGATAATTCGAACTTGTCACTTTCTTATATAAATAGATTTTGATAATAAGGCTTAAAATATAAGTTGCCGTAGTCGCTACGGCTGCCCCTACCACACCGTAAATAGGTATCAAATAGATGTTCAAACCGACGTTGAATAAAACGTTGAAGAGTGAAACATACATGTTCACCTCAGGTTTTCCACGTCCGGCGATATCATTTGATAAGAGCCTGTCAATCGATAATGCCGCTACTCCAGGGATGAGCCATTTCAATAGGCCTGAACTTTTTTCATATTGTGCCCCGAATAATAAATCGATCACCCAATCGGCAAAGAAAAAAACACCAATAGTCAACAACAGCACAAAGACTAAAAAGTTTCTCGTCAGTATCGATGTAACGCGATTGCGGTCTTCTTCGTCATCAACTGATGCGATCCTGGGAAGCAGGACCGTCGATAGTGATTGCGATAAAATCGAGATCCGCTCTCCGATGTTGACGGCTGTCACATAAACTCCTACTGCTGCAGGGTTCAGAAAGTAACCTAACAAAAGAAGATCAATTCGATAGTTTAAAAAAGACATCACGTTACTTATATGTGCTTTCAATCCAAACAAGACTGACTTTTTGAAGTATGCAAGATTGAAAACCCCTTTTTCATACCTGAAGCCGAATTTGGCATAGAGTATATAAACAATTGAAACTGTCGTGATCAAATGCCCTAGAATAAAGGCGACGACAGCTCCAGTGAGTCCATAATCCAACACAATGATGAATAGGCTAACAAAAAACAAAGTACCTAATTGCGTAATGATCAATATCGTGTTGAACACACCGAATTGCTGTAATCCCTGGAATACGGTCTGAAAATAGATATTCAAAAACATGAATGGCAATGCGATCAAGCTTAATAACAAAAATGTTGTTGATGCTTCTTCAAAAAATTGATCTGAAAAAAAGAGCGCAATCACCATTCCGATCAGAATCGAAACAAAACTTAAGAAAATACCAATATATAAATTGTTCTTTACTGCTGAATCAACATCGATCTCGTCACGGCTCACATAATAGATCGTCGATGTATTAACCCCAAGATTTAAAAACGTCATTAACAACTGGGGCAATAAGATAACGAGTGTATACTGACCTTGTCCGGATGGGCCAAGAAATCTTGCGAGTACGATCAATAGCAACATCCCAAGAAGGATACTGGTGAATTGTCGTGTAATCGTGATGAAACTGTTTTTCGCAAAGCTATTCCTAGCCTTCATGTTGATGGTTTCCTCCTAATAGGCTTAGCTGCTTGGAAAATTCAGCATAATTTCTCTCAGCATTATAATTCTCATCCCACATTTCATAGGCATATTTACTCACTGAATCATATTCAAGGTCCGACATAGCAGTAAACGCCTCGATTGCCTCCGCAATTTGCTCTGGTGAGGCATCCTTCTTCAATAGCTTTCCGTTCTGATCATTGACCAGTTCGGACGTACCTCCAACATCTGTTGCAACTA includes:
- a CDS encoding nucleotide sugar dehydrogenase; the encoded protein is MAISEKAILNQSASSLLDKILSKKATIGVVGLGYVGLPLAVEKAKAGYDVIGFDIQKKRTDMVNLGVNYIGDVVDEELVKYTQNGKIKATTDYSLIKEVDAVAICVPTPLDTYQQPDTSYVESSGKEIAKHLHPEMLIVLESTTYPGTTEEVLKPILESTGLVCGEHIFIAYSPERVDPGNKVYNTKNTPKVVGGITPSCTKIAAALYRNVLEGDVHEVSSPSIAEMEKILENTFRHLNIALANEMAILCNKMGIDVWEVINAAATKPYGFMAFYPGPGLGGHCIPIDPFYLTWKAREYNYHTRLIEIAGEINNSMPEFVLERSMQILNKEKKPLNGSRVVVLGVAYKKDIDDVRESPVLEILEKLDEQGADYVVVDPHVKSFKLGEKIIKPVSLSEEVLHEADLVLLTTDHSQFDYKMIGEVSPVIFDTRNALKEYAKPEKYYKL
- a CDS encoding flippase — translated: MKARNSFAKNSFITITRQFTSILLGMLLLIVLARFLGPSGQGQYTLVILLPQLLMTFLNLGVNTSTIYYVSRDEIDVDSAVKNNLYIGIFLSFVSILIGMVIALFFSDQFFEEASTTFLLLSLIALPFMFLNIYFQTVFQGLQQFGVFNTILIITQLGTLFFVSLFIIVLDYGLTGAVVAFILGHLITTVSIVYILYAKFGFRYEKGVFNLAYFKKSVLFGLKAHISNVMSFLNYRIDLLLLGYFLNPAAVGVYVTAVNIGERISILSQSLSTVLLPRIASVDDEEDRNRVTSILTRNFLVFVLLLTIGVFFFADWVIDLLFGAQYEKSSGLLKWLIPGVAALSIDRLLSNDIAGRGKPEVNMYVSLFNVLFNVGLNIYLIPIYGVVGAAVATTATYILSLIIKIYLYKKVTSSNYRSFLLIQREDFYLYSNLVKQLKMKMADR
- a CDS encoding NAD-dependent epimerase/dehydratase family protein, with amino-acid sequence MKVLITGGAGFIGTYTKDLLKEKGHQVLIVDNLSTGNPDNIEQNDTFYKGDIQNLCDLKGVDGIDVIIHLAAQIQVPVSVQDPMFDMEQNIAGTIKVVEFAKKANVKKVIFASSAAVYGDNEQLPIQEDSILEPMSPYGISKMTAEKYVEILCGMYGIEFVILRYANVFGAKQTAKGEGGVIKIFYDLLAEGKTPKIEGDGNQTRDFIYVEDIARAHYYALDTPSGTYNLSTNTEITINELCRHMIEAMGRNVTPEHIAARKGDIYRSCLDNSKFIKASGWVPVYSVEAGINSMINELDHKGVNES
- a CDS encoding Gfo/Idh/MocA family protein; this encodes MMNFAIVGCGHIAKKHAEAIKNSEEASLYAVCDTIQEKMAPFFEEYSVKGFLSLDELLEQEDVDVINICTPSGFHADIAVKAAQAGKHIVVEKPIALTLEDANRIIAASKEYGVKLSVVHPNRFRPVIMETRKLMDENKFGKLSHANATVRWNRNQAYYDQAPWRGTRALDGGVLMNQAIHNLDLLIWLMGEVDEVFSMGATRLRNIESEDVSLGVVRFKNGALGVIEAATTIYPRNLEETLSIFGESGTLKIGGTTANLIEHINIEGIDDQVSNELIDRVKSDPFGKPGHQWIIEDMVEAIKNDREPIVTGKDGKNALALVIALYESADSNRPVKLLEESADTNRPIKL
- the wecB gene encoding non-hydrolyzing UDP-N-acetylglucosamine 2-epimerase, which produces MKFITILGARPQFIKAAPVSRELRKRHTELIVHTGQHYDKNMSDIFFEELNIPKPDYNLEIGSSSHGKQTGRMLEKVEDILLTETPDYVLVYGDTNSTLAGALAACKLHIPVVHVEAGLRSFNKKMPEEINRIMTDHVSEYLFCPTKTAVKNLENENVDAKIINVGDVMYDAVEYNRQLAETQSRILENQQIKPGSYHLITVHRAENTDDPIKLSNILDAFAQIEEMKVWPLHPRTKNKISEYGLDLSSIPNLKIIEPVGYLDMLKMESNAKKILTDSGGVQKEAYFVQVPCVTMREQTEWVETLEDDANILVGTNTDEIVQAVIKEVEPSYKPYFGSADAAEKIVEQLT